From Solanum stenotomum isolate F172 chromosome 2, ASM1918654v1, whole genome shotgun sequence:
aatctgttttttttttccagttagGTTTGGTCGTTTGTAGAGATTAGGATTTTCGATCCTTCAGCATTTAAATTGCCTTTGCAGGAAGACTGCTGGGTGGTAAAATTTTGCTTTTATAGGAGTAGTGCTTTAAACTTCTAACTTACCGCATCTAACGTTGCATAGATTTACTATATTctcttgtatttttgttttcagTTGATTTTTTTCAATGCTGCTCTTAATTTCTTACAGTTCCGTGTAAGCTCCATTCTATTTGAATtataagattttgaaattttactgTAAAATCTGCTTTTCCGGGTTAGATTTGGTAGTGTTTGGAGATTAGGATTTTCGATCCTTCAGCATTTGAATTGCTTGTGCAGGAAAACTGCTGGATCGTAAAATTTGCTTTTATAGCTGTGGTGCTTAAAACTTTAAATGGTGAAGGGATTTGTTTTCTACTAAAGCTAAACTATCAATCAATTGACTGTCTGAATCCTctacaaaattttcttttttgatagcCGCGGTTCTTGCATGCACCTTGACTACTTCCATGGTACTTGCTACCTCCCACTAGTACCTGCTCTATCCATAAAGGCTTAGACACATgcgaagaaatcacctagtgtttttgccTCTTCTAAGATTTGAACCTGAGATCTTATACTTATCAATCCAACTCTAAGCCAAACCCTTGGGTGTTGAATCCTGTATAATTATTGTCTTTCATTTGGGCACATTTCATGCTGATCCGTAAAGCTAAACTTTTCAAATAATTCAACCGAGGATAcctcaatcccaaactagtTGGATTGAATGCATGAATCCTCGGTTATCATTTTTCTCTATTCTGGCTTATTTCATTCTCTAAATGCCCAAAGCTGAACTATTTTATCAATCAACCACACCTCAATACTAGACTAGTTGGGGTTGACTGTATGAATCTTCAATAACAATTTTGGGCTATGAGGGCCCATTTATCCTAATACGGCAAACTAGACTGTGGAGGTTACGTACATTctagaaattgattttgaatgttGATTAGTATCTGTCTGTTTGCTGCTGTTCCATTtgaattattgattattttatttcctgTTATTCTTACTAGGTTATTTCTCAAGGTATAATGATTGTGTGTTGAAGTTTTGGTCGTTGAAGGTTTATTGATACTTTTGAAGACTTTTAAATTCGATTTGAGGGATTGATTTACAGCAATGGCATGGTTTAGAGCTGGGTCTAGTGTGGCAAAGCTTGCCATTAGAAGGGCTGTGTCTCAGGGTGGTTCTTATGTGCCAAGAACTCGCATTATTCCATCACAAAGTAGATATTTTCATACCACAGTTGTCAGGCCAAAAGCGCAAGCTGCACCAGTCCCGAGGCCTGTACCACTTTCTAAGTTGACTGATAGCTTCTTAGATGGCACTAGCAGTGTCTACCTTGAAGAGCTTCAGCGTGCTTGGGAGCAAGATCCAAGTAGTGTAGATGAATCTTGGGACAACTTTTTCAGGAATTTTACTGGCCTAGCTGCCACATCACCTGGGATTTCTGGCCAAACAATTCAAGAAAGCATGAATCTTCTGTTGCTTGTGAGAGCTTATCAGGTTAATGGTCATTTAAAAGCCAAATTGGACCCATTGGATTTGGAGGAGAGGGATATCCCCGATGTTTTGGATCCAGTATCATATGGGTTCACTGAAGCTGATCTGGACCGAGAGTTCTTCCTTGGTGTTTGGAGGATGGCTGGTTTCTTGTCTGAGAATCGCCCCGTGCAAACCTTGAGGGCGATTTTGACAAGGCTTGAGCAGGCTTATTGTGGCAGCATTGGTTTTGAGTACATGCACATTTCTGATCATGATAAATGTAATTGGTTGAGAGAACGAATTGAAACTCCTACACCGAGGGAGTACAACCGCGAACGACGTGAAGTTATTCTTGACCGGTTGATGTGGAGTACTCAGTTTGAGAACTTCTTAGCCACCAAGTGGGTGGCAGCCAAGAGATTTGGGCTTGAAGGTTGTGAGACTTTGATTCCTGGCATGAAGGAGATGTTTGACAGATCAGCAGATCTGGGAGTTGAGAGCATAGTAATTGGGATGCCACATAGAGGTAGATTAAATGTTTTAGGTAATGTTGTTCGAAAGCCACTAAGGCAAATTTTTAGTGAGTTCACCGGTGGTACAAAACCTGCGGATGGAGCTGGTTATGTGGGAACTGGTGATGTCAAGTATCACTTGGGAACTTCTTATGATCGCCCTACTAGGGGTGGTAAGAGAATTCATCTATCATTAGTTGCAAATCCAAGTCACTTGGAAGCTGTGGACCCAGTTGTTATTGGAAAAACTAGAGCAAAGCAATATTATTCTAATGATGTGGATAGAACAAAGAATATGGGTATTTTGCTCCATGGTGATGGTAGCTTTGCTGGACAAGGTGTTGTTTATGAGACATTGCATTTAAGTGCTCTTCCAAATTACACAACTGGTGGAACCATTCACATTGTAGTGAATAATCAAGTGGCCTTTACGACTGATCCAAAGGCTGGAAGATCTTCTCAATACTGCACTGATGTTGCCAAGGCTTTGAGTGCTCCAATTTTCCATGTCAATGGTGATGATGTCGAGGGAGTTGTTCATGCCTGTGAACTTGCTGCAGAATGGCGCCAGACATTCCACTCAGATGTTGTGGTTGATATTGTCTGTTATCGTCGATTTGGTCACAATGAGATTGATGAACCATCCTTCACCCAGCCCAAGATGTATCAGGTTAGTTTATCTTGAAGTTCCTTGTGCTTTATGCAGAGTAATATTATCTTCCGGTTTTTCGGCTGAAGTTACTCATTTACCTTCCAGTTTTAAGTTATAACTGATGCAATTGAACAGTATAAATATGTTTACCTTCTCTGGGATCCAACTGGGCTTCTTCTGTTCCTTTTGACTGCAGTCATAGCATAATATTTTGTTCTCAATGGTTGTTACAGGTCATCAGAAATCATCCTTCTTCATTGGAGATCTATCAAAACAAACTCCTACAATATGGTCAGGTGACAAAAGATGATGTGGAAAGAATACATAACAAGATCAATACAATCCTTAATGAGGAGTTTGTTGCTAGTAAAGACTATGTCCCTCAAAAAAGAGATTGGCTTTCAGCCTTTTGGTCTGGATTTAAGTCACCTGCACAGCTTTCACGTGTTCGAAACACTGGGTATGGCTATTACTTTTCATCTTTCTGTAACTAGTGTAATTTGAACCTTGAATTATGAGACTCAAATTAAAAACACTGGTTTGCAGTGTCAAACCTGAGATCTTGAAGGATGTCGGGAAAGCAATCACCTCCCTTCCAGACGATTTTAAGCCTCACAGAGCAGTAAAAAGGATTTTTGATGACCGTAAGAAAATGATTGAGACAGGGGAGGGCGTTGACTGGGCAGTGGGAGAAGCTCTTGCTTTTGCAACATTGCTTGTGGAAGGAAATCATGTTAGGTTGAGTGGTCAGGATGTTGAGAGAGGTACTTTCAGTCACAGACATTCTGTTATTCATGATCAGGAGACAGGGGCAAAGTACTGTCCTCTTGATCATGTTATGATGAACCAAAATGAAGAGATGTTCACCGTGAGTAACAGGTATATTCTGATGGTTGTTTGATTCATATCAGTGCTTGCAGTGTTTTATCATCGTTTATGTCAATTTCTATCTGGATATTTGTCTATGAATTCGAATTTTTAGTTTCTATTTGATCCTGCTGATTGTATCTAGTTGTGGTGGGTAGATTGCCTCACTTTGTCTGTTGCGAAAACAGAAGTGCTTTTGGATGCTTATGAGACTATACTGCAACTGATCTTTGATGtcattgcaatttttttttttttgaaaatggtaattGTTTCTATTTCAGTAGAACAGTACAACCTTTACTGAAATCCGTATTTACACAGGGAACTCTAATAATACCGACCTATCCCTATAATGAGTCTAAGACATCAATGATAGAGACGGTATCATTAGAGTAAATTTGATGACACCAAAATGTCATTGCAAATTTTTTATCTGCCTAAGAACTTGATGAACAGTTGTAAGTGTTCAGAATGTTTCAATTCGTGCATTTGTACTGAAGTACTTAACCTTTTGGAAATGACCTAACGATATATGTCTTTACCTTCTGAGCTCCAGTGCGTTGAAGGTTAAAAGTGCAAAAATGCACCAACACCTGTTGCGCCTTAAAGCGATCTAAGATTTAGTGTGAATAGAGGCGGAGATTGAAGACATCTCCTATAAACAT
This genomic window contains:
- the LOC125854626 gene encoding uncharacterized protein LOC125854626, whose protein sequence is MAWFRAGSSVAKLAIRRAVSQGGSYVPRTRIIPSQSRYFHTTVVRPKAQAAPVPRPVPLSKLTDSFLDGTSSVYLEELQRAWEQDPSSVDESWDNFFRNFTGLAATSPGISGQTIQESMNLLLLVRAYQVNGHLKAKLDPLDLEERDIPDVLDPVSYGFTEADLDREFFLGVWRMAGFLSENRPVQTLRAILTRLEQAYCGSIGFEYMHISDHDKCNWLRERIETPTPREYNRERREVILDRLMWSTQFENFLATKWVAAKRFGLEGCETLIPGMKEMFDRSADLGVESIVIGMPHRGRLNVLGNVVRKPLRQIFSEFTGGTKPADGAGYVGTGDVKYHLGTSYDRPTRGGKRIHLSLVANPSHLEAVDPVVIGKTRAKQYYSNDVDRTKNMGILLHGDGSFAGQGVVYETLHLSALPNYTTGGTIHIVVNNQVAFTTDPKAGRSSQYCTDVAKALSAPIFHVNGDDVEGVVHACELAAEWRQTFHSDVVVDIVCYRRFGHNEIDEPSFTQPKMYQVIRNHPSSLEIYQNKLLQYGQVTKDDVERIHNKINTILNEEFVASKDYVPQKRDWLSAFWSGFKSPAQLSRVRNTGVKPEILKDVGKAITSLPDDFKPHRAVKRIFDDRKKMIETGEGVDWAVGEALAFATLLVEGNHVRLSGQDVERGTFSHRHSVIHDQETGAKYCPLDHVMMNQNEEMFTVSNSSLSEFGVLGFELGYSMENPNSLVLWEAQFGDFANGAQVIFDQFLSSGEAKWLRQSGLVVLLPHGYDGQGPEHSSARLERFLQMSDDNPYAIPDMEPTLRKQIQECNWQVVNVTTPANYFHVLRRQIHRDFRKPLIVMSPKNLLRHKDCKSNLSEFDDVQGHPGFDKQGTRFKRLIKDQNDHSDLEEGIRRLVLCSGKVYYELDEERKKVEGKDVAICRVEQLCPFPYDLVQRELKRYPNAEIVWCQEEPMNMGAYQYIAPRLSTAMKALDRGNIDDIKYVGRAPSAATATGFYQVHVKEQTELVQKALQQDPISSPV